CCGGGTTTGCCATGCGTCTTCAGGATCGCGATTCTTTTGCCATGTCGCCCGCGTGGCGTTATACGGGTGACATCCCGCATCTTAAGAAGCCGGGGCAGGCATATGGCCTGTTCAACGGTTTTTATGCGGGCAAGGACCAGTTTGATATTTACAAAGTGATGTCCGAGTATGCCGATCCCGTGACAAATTCCGATTTTACTGTTACAAGCAACGTGCGCCCTCCGCATGGCAAGATCACTGAGGATGTCTATGCCGGATATGTCATGTCCTCGCTGAAAATCAGGCGACTTCTGATTACCGGTGGCATCAGGGGAGAATGGACGGACATCAACGCATCCGGCTCCATATCGAATCCTCGCGCGCTAGACCAGGTGGTGGTTGGAAGCAGTTCGGATTACATGGAGGCTTTTCCAAGTGTGCATTTGAAATACTCGGTCTGGCAAAACTTGATCGCGCGGGCGAGTTGGCACACCTCAATGGCGCGGCCCGCTATAGACCGAATTGTCCCCGCGACCACGATTACCTATCCCGCCGACGAGGCGGGTGAAGGAAGGATCACAGAAAACAATACCGGCTTGAAACCTCAATATGCCAAGAATTGGGATCTGGCGTTGGAGTATTATTTGCGGTCGAGCGGCATCATCTCAATTGGCTGGTTCAGAAAGAATATCACCAATTTTATAACCAGCACGAGTTGGTTGGAAACCGAAGGCGAGTGGGCGGGTTTCAACCGCAGGACTTGGATCAACGTTGGCTCGGCGGAATTGGAAGGTTATGAGATGGAGTATTCCCAGCGACTTGCGTTTCTACCCAAACCGTTCAACGGAATCAGCGTGTTTGCCAATTACACCCACATAAAAACTAAGGGCGAATACAATGACGGAATTGAGGAACTGGCCAAGTTCATCCCGAGGAGTTATAATGCCGGGCTGACCTGGCGCTGGTGGAAACTGGAGGGCCGGGTGCAATACCGGTATCAAAGCGGATTTTTATCGGAATACAGCACGGATCCGACCCAAAAAATAAAACTGACCGCAGATGATACGTTGGATGTGAACATAAAATTCAATATCAAACGCTGGCTGACCGTGTATGCCGATTTCCAGAACATACTTAACGAGGCCCCGTATTATTATAACATCAACAAGAGAAGGGTGACGATAAGCCAGGCCACCGGCACGCAACTCACACTCGGCGTTTCCGGACGATTTTAACATGGGGAGGTCAATCAAAATGAAACATAACCGAATAATCGGAACACTTCTGTCATTGGCCTGCGCGGCGCCGTTGTTGAGCGCTCAGGCGAAAAGCCCCGTCGCCGCGGTGCTGCTTTCGGAGTTCATCGAGGCCGCGCCCCAGGACCCGGAGGTCCATGCGTCGAGCATCACCGAGGTTTCACCCGGAGTTCTTCTCGCGGCGTGGTTCGGCGGCGCAATGGAGGCTGACAATGACACGCAGATATGGGCGTCGCGGCACACGGAGGCGGGGTGGGGGAAGGCGTTTGTGGTTGAACAGGGACTTTCCGAGGACGGAAGCAAACCCGAACCCGTGTATAACCCGTCTCTCTACACGCACAAGGACGGACGGATCACCGTGTTTTACATGGTCGGCCCCTGGAAGGGCAGCAAGAGGTATTGCATGAAGGAATCGCTGGATGGTGGCGCGACTTGGAGCAAAGAAAACAGGGTGCCAAAGGGATTGCGGGGGCCATGCCGTGCGCCGACATTGCGCTTGTCGGACGGCAGCCTGCTTTTCCCCACCACAGGCAGTGGAGGCGTGCTCTGCAATTGGTCCGACGAGGAAATGACCCCGGACTCATGGGGAAAATCCGCTCTTATTGCTGATCCGGAAAAGATGAGCGCCATTCAGCCCACTTTGATGGAGAAAAATGACGGAGCAGTATTGCTGTTTGCGCGCACCTATGCGCGGGAAATCGGGGTCGCGCGCTCGTCTGATCGCGGACGGACGTGGGGGGCGATCAAAGGCACTGGCATTTATATGGCCAACTCCGGGATTGATGTGCTGAAATTGAAGGACGGACGCGCGCTTCTGGCATATAACAAATCGGACAAGCCGGCTGATCCAAGCAAATGGGGCAATCGCACGCCGCTTACCCTGGCCGTGTCAGTGGATGATGGCGAGAACTGGCGCGATTTGTTTAATCTGGAGACGGACGATATCCGCGAAGGCTTCGCCTATCCAACGCTGATTCAGGCTTCCGACGGACTGGTGCACCTCACCTACACCTGGGGGCGCAAGCGCATCAAGCATGTCGTGATTGATCCGGAAAAATTATAAAACGAAAAGAGGCTGACTACAGATGGACGCAGTTATACACCGATCCGCGTGTCTGGGGGCTTCGCAACCAAAGTCCCCATATGGAAGGCGGGACTTTTTGCGGGTGTGCGCCTTTGTTTGTTTGCTCACGGCGGCGGCGCTTCACGCAGACGTGCGGCTGGCACCATTGTTTCAAGATCATGCCGTGTTGCAGCGCGGGAAGCCTGTGCCGGTGTGGGGGCTCGCTGATCCGGGTGAGGCTGTTATGGTGGAGTTCAAAGGCCGCTCCGTATCCGCGACTGCGGATGCCGATGGACGCTGGAGAGTGCGGCTGCCGGCAATGGAAGCGGATGCCAAAGGCGCAAGGCTGGTGGTGCGGGGAAAGAACAGGCTGACGCTGGATGATATTGTGGTTGGAGATGTCTGGTTGTGCTCCGGCCAGTCGAACATGGAGTGGACGGTTGAGAATTCCACCCAAGCCGGCGAAGAAATCGCGAGCGCGACCAACCCGTTGATCCGGGAGTTCAAAATTGTCAGGGCGGTTTCAGAAAAACCTTTGTTTGAGGGGAAGGGCCAATGGAGGCCGTGCTCAAAAAAGAGTGTGAGGAAATTCACGGCAGTCGGTTATTTCTTTGCAAGGGAGATTTATGAAAATCTCAAAGTGCCCGTCGGCCTCATCAACAGCACATGGGGCGGCACGCGGATTGAGTTTTGGATGAGCAGCGAGGCTTTGGCCTCGACAAAGGCAAATGCCGGGATTCAAGCCCGGTGGATAAACCGCCTGAATTCATATCCCGGGGCGTATAAGAAGTGGGAGATCGACAATGCCCGCTGGGAGCAGGAGCAAAGGCTGGCCTCCCGGCAGGGGACCGCTTTTACTGCGCGCCGTCCGCTTCCTCCCGAGGGGCCGGGCAGCCGCAATATGCCGTCGGGTTTATACAACGGCATGATAAATCCACTGGTCCCGTATGGACTGGCCGGTGTTCTCTGGTGGCAGGGTGAGCATAGCACGGACAGGCCGGACTGGTATCAGGAGCTTTTTCCGGTCATGATAAAACAATGGCGCGCGGCCTTCGGGCAGGGGGACTTGCCGTTTTATTATGTGCAACTTGCATCGTATGAGGCGGGCAACGACAAGACGAGGCAGCAATGGGCGTTTTTGCGCGAGGCCCAGATGGTCGGAAGAAATCTTCCCAATACCGGCATGGTGGTGTCGCTCGACATCGGAAAGGAGCGGGATATTCATCCGCCGGACAAACAGGTGATAGGCCGCCGGCTGGCCTGCGCTGCCCTCGCAAAAACCTATGGGAAAACCATGCAATGGGAGGGACCCCGGATGGAGCGCATCGGACGGAATCCAAGGGGGATCAGGATCATTTTCAAAAATGCCGAGGGGCTGGCGTGCCTCGATGAGCCTGTGCGGGGCTTTGAGATTGCGGGAGCGGATCACGTGTTTCGAGAGGTGCCGGCCAGAATTGACGGAGACAGCGTGCTACTGGATCTGCCACAGGGAACTGTGGCCGAAGCGGTCCGTTATTGCTGGTGGAATTTTACCGCCAGGCCGATGCACAACGCCGCCGGGTTTCCGGCCGAACCCTTCCGTACGGACAAATGGCCCATGCCAAGGTGATTCTTATGATTTCGATTTATCAACACAACCGGTGCCTTTCACTGAAACCCATCCCAATTATCCCCGCCATGAATGCCTCCACTCATTGTCTTGAATTCTCCCGTCGCATTACATTCGCCTCCTTCGTCATCGCGACAAGCCTGCTTATGCCGCTTTCATCGGCGCAGCAATACACCGTCACGACGGAGGCGGATTCCGGCATTGGTTCGCTGCGGGCCATTGCCACCAGCGCGACCTCCGGTGGAATCATCACGTTCGCGAACGGGATAAATAATATTGCCATCAGTGGAAGTGGAAACGGCTATGTCGGGACAAACAAAAAGCTGACCATAACCGGCGCGTTTGACACCGAGACGGACCTGCCGACGACCATCATTGATGCCGATGGAAAAAACCGGCATTTCGCCCGCACATATGATCTCACGCTCCAGAATCTGCAATTGATAAACGGCAAGGGGCTGGCCAATGGCGAGTCTGGAAACGCCGAGGTTTATGGCGGTTCCGTCTATATGAACAACTCTACCGGCGATCCCATGAGTTTGACCCTTATCAAGGTGATTGCAAAAAATAATTCCGCCAATGGAGGAGCCGGCAACGGCGGTGCTTTTTATTTAAGAAAGACGAACGGCACCGGTGTGATAAACGCGGTTATAGATCAAAGCGTGCTTGAAAACAACAGTGGCGTAACGGGTGGAGCACTGTTTGCCTACGGGGCAGGTGATGTCAGCATATCGGCCACGTCAAGCCTCTTTACTAAGAACACAGCAGGAAGCACGGGCGGTGGTGCCGCGATAGGCGTGCAATCCAACAAGAACGTCACGATGATGTTGGTGAGCAGCACGTTTAATGAAAACACTTCAACCGCAGGCCAGGGCGGCGGCGCAGTTTATGTCAATCGGACCGCCGATACAACGGGGATTGCCATCACCGCCATTGATTCCGTGTTCGCAAAAAATTCCGCCACACACACCACTGGTGGTTTGGGCGGAGCCATCAGGTGGAACCCTACCGCCGGAGCTGGCCGGATCATAGTTTCAGCAACTAACAGCGTGTTCACGGACAATTCCGCCCGCGTCCGGGGTGGGGCGATTTGGTCCCAAGAAGGCGACGTTACCATCGCAGCGACGCAGAATCTGATCTATACGGGCAATTATGCCGGGGCGGCGACGACGGCAACTGCACTTGCCCAGGCTGGGGGGTTTTATTACGGCTCTGCCGGTGGGGAGGGGAACACACTGAATTTCAACATCGGCGCCGGAGCAACACTCACCATCGGCTCGGCGGCGGATGCCAACCGCGCGCTCGATTCTATCGCCACAGCGAACGCGTCAAATACGCTGACTAAAAGCGGCTCGGGCACGCTCGTATTGAACGCGGACAATTCTTATTATCAGGGTGCGGTCAACGTCACGGCGGGGCGGTTGATTCTTGGCAACCCCGAAGCGAAGCTCGGCGGGACAGTCATGGTGTCGGCGGGCGCGGGGCTTGCGGGGGAGGGGACGGTGACCGGTGGAGTGACCATCAACGCCGGCGCGTTGCAAGTGGGAACGGCCGGGGCGCTGGCGGCACAGACGCTGCGCGTGGACGGCGAGCTTTCCCTGCTCAACGGGGTCGCCCTGTCTTATGATTATATAAACGGCACGGGCGATTTGCTCTCCGCCGGAATGCTTTCCATTGGCGGGAGCGGCACGAATGCGGTCACGCTTTCCGGTTATCAAAGCACCGGAGTCTACACTCTGGCCCGCGCGGACACGGAAATCACCACGTTTTCGGCGGCGCGTTTCTCGGCGGCGGGGTTGACCGGGCGGCTGGCGGGGAGTTTTTCCCTGGGCAATGACAACAAGGACTTGCAGATCACTTTATACAACGGGCGCAATTACGAGGTGCGCTGGACGGGCGCCGCCGGCGCGGCGTGGAACGACTCGCTCGTCAATTGGAGCGGCACGGGCGCGGGCGGCGTCGCGTTCGACACCTTTATGCAGGGCGACCGGGTGGTGTTTGACAGCGTCTCCGACTCCGCGCATGCCGAGCGGCGCTCCATCGCGGTCGGAGCGGGCGTGTCCGTGGCTGACCTGTTGGTGTCGGGCACGGGCAATTATACTTTCACCGGCAACGGCGCGATCTCGGCCTCGGCGGCGCACGTGTCGGGGACGGAAATCACCGGCGCAGGCAAATTAATCAAGGACGGCGCCGGCACGCTGCGTTTTGACAACGCGGCCAATTCGTTTGCCGGCGGGGTGGAAATCCGAGGAGGGACGATCGTTGTCTCCAGCACAGCGCAACTGGGCGCGTCCTTGGGCGATGTGGTGTTCTCCGCCCCCGCGTCCGGCGACGGCGCGCGGCTCGCGCTGCTGGGCGGCGCGGTGTTCGACGGCGGCGGCGCGGCCGCCGCGCGCGTGGCCGTGGCCGACGGCAGGGCCGGCGGGCTTGACGTGGCCGCCGGCCAGTCGCTGGTCATCACACGCAACACCGCCGGCGGCGGGCAGGGAGGCGCGCTCTTCGTGGGCGGCGGCGTGGCGGACAGCGCGGCATGGTTTGCCCTTACCGGTTCCGGCGCGATCCTGTTTTCCAGCAACACCGCCGGCGCGGGCGGCGCGATTTATAACACCGGCAGCGTCGCGCTGACGAATGTCTCGTTCCAAAACAACACCGCCACGGCGAATGGCGG
This genomic stretch from Termitidicoccus mucosus harbors:
- a CDS encoding sialidase family protein, whose translation is MKHNRIIGTLLSLACAAPLLSAQAKSPVAAVLLSEFIEAAPQDPEVHASSITEVSPGVLLAAWFGGAMEADNDTQIWASRHTEAGWGKAFVVEQGLSEDGSKPEPVYNPSLYTHKDGRITVFYMVGPWKGSKRYCMKESLDGGATWSKENRVPKGLRGPCRAPTLRLSDGSLLFPTTGSGGVLCNWSDEEMTPDSWGKSALIADPEKMSAIQPTLMEKNDGAVLLFARTYAREIGVARSSDRGRTWGAIKGTGIYMANSGIDVLKLKDGRALLAYNKSDKPADPSKWGNRTPLTLAVSVDDGENWRDLFNLETDDIREGFAYPTLIQASDGLVHLTYTWGRKRIKHVVIDPEKL
- a CDS encoding sialate O-acetylesterase, with the translated sequence MLTAAALHADVRLAPLFQDHAVLQRGKPVPVWGLADPGEAVMVEFKGRSVSATADADGRWRVRLPAMEADAKGARLVVRGKNRLTLDDIVVGDVWLCSGQSNMEWTVENSTQAGEEIASATNPLIREFKIVRAVSEKPLFEGKGQWRPCSKKSVRKFTAVGYFFAREIYENLKVPVGLINSTWGGTRIEFWMSSEALASTKANAGIQARWINRLNSYPGAYKKWEIDNARWEQEQRLASRQGTAFTARRPLPPEGPGSRNMPSGLYNGMINPLVPYGLAGVLWWQGEHSTDRPDWYQELFPVMIKQWRAAFGQGDLPFYYVQLASYEAGNDKTRQQWAFLREAQMVGRNLPNTGMVVSLDIGKERDIHPPDKQVIGRRLACAALAKTYGKTMQWEGPRMERIGRNPRGIRIIFKNAEGLACLDEPVRGFEIAGADHVFREVPARIDGDSVLLDLPQGTVAEAVRYCWWNFTARPMHNAAGFPAEPFRTDKWPMPR